The genomic interval ataatttaaatgtttccaCAGAAACCCGTTGGGTGGAAATATTCAAACACTTTCGCGCCAATAATCTTCAGCATGAAaacttttgtattgttattgaatatattttatgtttgccTGCTACAAATGCTCCAGTAGAAAGAGTATTTTCTATTATGAATAAATTGTGGACATCTGAGAAAACTCAGTTACAAATTTCAGTTCTAAAGGCGATGTTGATAATTAaggtgaatataaaaaaaacatgccaGGAGTTTCATTCTTATTTGAAATCGTCAccagatatattaaaaaaaatttgttcttccgataaatataaatataactaaacattttgggtacctacatatattttgtgattCGTAACTTTTAAGCCAACTAactttttctcaataaataacattacaaaagtGTCTTTTTTTTCTCTACCTATGATTTgacctaaataaaacaatgtcccGTTTTGAGTCAAAAAATAAACGGTCACGTTATGTATACTACATACGATGTCACTTAGCCAGTCTAAGGgtaggttcatatctgacggaaaatgagATTCAATTGTACAGCAAACATACAATTAGGTATTTGTCTAGGTCAATAGGTAGGTTTGAAAATAAGATCTTTTATCATATTCATTTGGTGAAGCATTTTAAATAAGCGTCACTTTAATTTATCGTTTTGACGgaaaaattatttccttttttacacagttgttataaatgtataaaaaaaatgtatacagcTTCATTTGAAAcatctgtgacgtcatagttCGTAGTTTCatctatactattattataaagaggaaaactcaaaaactactggaccgattttaaatattctttcaccattagaaagctatattatctgcaagtaacataggctatattttattccggtgcgggcagtagctcccacggtacgcgggtgaaaccgcgggaaaacggctagtacaaaataaactaacctTTTTTGTCAACGGTtcattaataacttccctgtcccatgagtcatatgtgttACACactgattgtttaactattgtgtctgcgtcgtggacagtgaagtggttaaaatatttaatttgactAGTTGTCAAGTGCCGTATTGTATACTTACCGCTGTGCTGAATTGAATAGTAGATCTATAATCTTCTAACTTCATATAACACGCCGCCATGTTTAAATAACATTGAGACACATAAGTTGTTCTAATTTCTTGTACTGTGAACAAATAACAGACATCATTAAAGTATTTTTCGACTAAACTATAAGACGTCGACGTATTATAGATTATATGTCTAGACAGAAAAGGGATAATGAGCGTCATTCATGTTCTTTTTATAGACTTAAATATAGGCCACTCACATCGTAAGTAATTTTCCTTCAAAAATCCTACACATTTATGTAACTTCTCGCTCAAACGGGTGCaccaattttgatgaaacttcacAGTAATATCGCTTAAGCATCAGAATAAGTATATAGCACTTTTTAACCTGGTATAGCAAGGAATTCCATTGCGCTGATGAAACAAAAAGTCAGTAGTCCAAAATTATATTAGGGTTGTGTTACTAAGGAGTATAAACTTACTTTGTTCCTTCGTGTCAATGTCCTTAACTTCTTCTATCCTATACAAGGCATGGTCTAGATACCTCAGGCACTTGCGGTACTTTCTCACTGCGGCCTTATACCGCCCCTCGCCGAAATAACAGTTGCCGGCGTTTTTCACATCCCTTATTGATGATATTAGTTGTTCTACCTGTGAGTAAATAAAGCCTTATAAATATATCTATCGATGTCATCCTAGCCGATCAGCGGCTACTGCGcttatagcccgatgggacggtaatatGACACAAccggagagatcaggcgcaaaaCCGACATTTACTAGAGGGCTACTTTGTgagtttctttctttcttaacTTTCGGCCCAACCCGTGAATCGAaaccgagacctcgtgctcagcagccgcgcttgcgaaagctagaccaacgaggcatttaatattgcttttaccaaaaaacaaacagacaaaaaatgtTACAGCTCCAGATTAACTATTAATAACTGTTTCTTTGCtgaaatttatattttacctattttttaaGATATATAAAGATTAGTTTAAGATAAGTAAAGGTTATAGGTATACAATTGTTTATTGGTTTATCAAAAACGATTAGCTGCGTGACTCTGCAAGACAAGATTTATTGATGACTAAGATTTAAGTTGTGACGATTAAAATCTGTTCTTAACTGACTTTCCATTTCAACtgtagctatattttattttcttgacaaCTTACTGTAATATCTTCATCCCTGTAATCTTCGGGGTACTCTGGCAGCTTATCAGAGGTCCCGTCTCGGCAGCAAACGTCCCAATCGCTGGTTATAATCTCACCGCAGTCGTGAACCACGCATTCCTTTAAACCGCAAGTCACCATTAGTATGTCAAaaatttataggtatttatagttttaagttatcttaaaaaaaactgtaattatacgctatcaaaaaatatgaaagtcactcttattttcaaaaaccaACTGGATTGGTCTATAAGTTGATTAAAAGGTCAACGTACTTCGGATTGgtagtacaaaatgttttactCAATGTAGTACCAAAACGCATTGAAAAACCGGTGCAGAAATACTTTATCTGTTTATAGAATACTTTGAAGAAACAAATACTACCATTCTTTAAATTCTgtacgtttatttaaaattcaagttCCTGTAGTTTGTCCTCAATGCATTCCAAAAACGTCATTCGATTAAACTTTGATAAATGATTGTTTTGATATACGAAGGTCTTtggtaaatacaaaaaaaaaataccttttaataCACATTGCTAAGCCACTGGCAatccattttaaatgtaatttgcaGCTGAATATGAGACACTTGAAATCATTTTCTCAAAACTGAACATACCATCCGCATAATTATATCTGTATGTGgcttagataaaaatatttttctgtcaaAATTAGATACAAAAACTAATCATTTAAGACTGACTGACTGAATCAGCAAAATTAGAGTACCAACGATTTTTACACCGAAAAAGCAATCGCATcagcaaattaaaaaaaaaaacatttaaaaaagcaTCGATTACCAACATACCACCATGGGGCGGCATAGATCTTCGTCAGCGAAGCGTTGTATCTCCTTGACTATGCCTATACCGGCCAGTACTTCACCGAACACTACATTAGTCCCGTCTAGGTGGTTGCACGGGACGGTTGTGATGCAAAACTGGGAGCCATTAGTGTGAGGCCGGCCGACGTTCGCCATACTTAAGACTCCGGCTTCATGCTAACAGAATGAAATGCACCATTAGAACTAGCATTCTATGTATTTAGGTCATACcagtattatattatgtaaattcatGGGCTGAGATTCCGTCCTATATAGGCAGAAATGGTATATTCCTGTACTGAAGTCgattagcaaaataaataatcttaaattacctttaatttaaaattttcgtcTTCGAATACGGGTCCGTATATGCTTTCGCCGCCGCTTCCATCACCATTTATAATATCACCTCCTTGTATCATAAACTGGGTgacagctaaaataaaaataaaaccccaTTTACAACCAGCCTACCAGCATTGTGAATCTGCGTTAAATACTGGACCAAGCCGCCCAATACCGATTTATTAGGAGAGCTGgtgtgtaaataaatgacaCACAACTGTTGCCATTCACGCTGAGATTAATTATACTAATTATATTCCAaactattacaataatatgtaCCCCACTTCATTAGGTCCAAAGTATTGAGCCAGCCTTAAAGTAATCGTGTGTATGTAGCTTAACAAATTAGACATCAAAAAGGCTTTTAAAAGGCATGTTCAAACTATTATTACATACTAGTTAGTGGCCGGTGATAAGAATCAACTTTATGTAAGGCAACCTATTCATACTCAGGCTCCTTACAATACGTTTCTCCTCTTATCCTAGAAATGTacatccaatatttatttacctttgtgAAATCTCGAGCCTTTGAAATGTAGCGGCTTCCCATTGACCCCGATACCCTTTTCGCCGGTACATAGAGCTCGAAAATTTTCTGCTGTCTTTGGCACCACATCATTTCTTAATTTGATCACAATACGTCCCGCTGAAACAAAAGATTCCTAATGATTGGTcccacaaaactaaaaaaactaaTCCCCAAAAAACGACTCCACTGTTGATGTTTgttctttcatgcaaaaaactactgaatagattttgatgagaCTTAGCAGTGAGACACCTTTGTATATCAGAATAACGCAGGCTTTCATTAGATAGCGGGTGAATGTGCTGGCAGAAGCCAGTATGGATTCTAAATTATGCAAGTAAAATTCGCACGcaaaattacttatatttaataagTGAAGGGAACTGAAATCGCATTCAGTGCTGAATAATATAGTTTATCGATCAGGCTTCGAAGAATAGCGTTTATAGAACCCTTCATGTTGAAGGTTGCAACCGTCAACTAGGTATTATCCGATCATCATAATGCCAATATGGCCTTCGACTTGATGAATCCTGCAGGccgatatttaaaaaacttggtTTTTTGTCGCAACCGTCTCTTTTTACGAAATTTGTTAAATGTTAAGTTTAATATCATAATTTGCATGCTACTAAGCAAAAATTTTATGTACCAACCTTTTATCCTTGTTGTtaggcaaataaatatattctattgaAAATCAAATCGTTTTTTTATCAAGGAACTCAAAACTATTCAGTCGCGTCACGATACATGCAAATCTACATAGCCTTTATGAATGaaactacaaaaacaaaggtggatacaaaaacaaattgatgtTATGTTATGCAATGTATTCATGATAATGCCTAACAATGGCAATTTCTACGTCACATCGACTGCAATTTGACCTTGTGTCACTGTGTAGCCATAGGTAGGGTTACCATATCGTCTTAGGATTAGTCCTGAGATTTCAGGATTTTTGGACTCCTCTGGATTACGGCCGGATTTTGCAAATACTTACAGCTTAGTCAGTTTGTCCATAGAAATCGTGATAACTATAATTTATCATACTTATTTTGTATGTGTCATTGTATCTGTACTGTAAGTGCGCTGTTTGCGGAAAAAATCTCAACCCGTAACCCGCCTTTTCtccggatttttttatttattttggtaaccCTAGCCATAGGTGAAGTGAATACATCAAGCCATGTCCTGCTTCACACCTGCGTAGTTGCGAAGCTATTCGAGATTCCCATTTTACCCTTGACCTAATTCTTCATTCTTTTTCAGATATTATgcctttgaatgaatatttcagTCTATCTAGGACAGGTATATAATATCCTAAACAAATTTTTATATCATGCTGGGGGAATTCCTGCCCCGAACCCTCGGGAATAcattccaatagtgaaagactttttaaattggttaagtagtttcagagcctttaaggtactaacaaacaaatgtttcctctttattatatcagtttAGAATAGATGTAGAAAATATGTCCTGCTTTAAGTATTGGAATCAACTCATAAGAATGTATTGCAGtgttatcacaaaaataaataccctTATCATTGTGTTGCATTGAAATTGGTGTCAATTTGAATTGCAGTGACACATGCAAGACAACCTTGCACTTTTTCGTTAACTGTTAGATTTATCAGCTGATAACCAGAAATAtggatgaaaatatatttaaaataaagttttataaagtatagtttactttttaaatacattagTGCTACGGTTTCACCTACATTCCTAATAAATAACTACTTTCCGTATCAAGAGAAATTATAGTATGTTATTCGGGGATagctaaaaaaaacattattattatattagtatgaagattttaaacaaaagtAGGTTCTTGAACCCCCAGATTCCAACCCCTCTTTTAACTGTTACaattatctcaaaaactattcaGGAGTGTAaattttcgaataaaaaaagaaaagattatcccccacactcagagacattgaTGGTtgcttaagtcactccttagtgacagattgtCAAAgcaatccttcactaaggaatggcttaagtaaccattaaacgtctctgagtgtgtccaaaTGAGtcacatatttacataagcaATCTTAATCTTAAtgggactttttacacaaatgcaTATCAAACTAATAAACTACTGCTTTGAATAATGGTTCCTTcaatattcattaatttattgtattaacaTTGGTTGcactttatttttaagacagagtttttgattttttgttaaatatcaGGTATTGCTATAGATAATGGGatatagtaatttaatattttttatgttaaaatccAATAAGTTACCTAGGTATAAATGTGCACATGTAATTTGCAGACGACAGTAGGTAATCTGTACTGGCAAGGTCATTGCATTTATCTAtgcaattatttacatacaatttaaattatgtaagcACTTGAATGCCTCATgttattaatctttttttttgctttcaataaaataatcaatgtTAATGTAGTTTGTATTTTTCCATCACAGCTTTGAACTGCTAAAGAGGTttggttaaatatttgaaaattaatatgtattgtttttttttgtatcagtaataaatatcccacccaaaacaataatgtgaaagactgccaagttcgataatatgggaatgcttcgcctataaaagaagtgagatctgaataagtaccaagttccatagttacatatacctcagttcaaaatagttactttttaatgatgctacttggcaagttttcacacaccttgttataaacctactaaacgcaatgaatcaagtatttaattttctattaaaacttgccaagtaacatcattaaaaagtaactattttgaactgaggtatatgtaactatggaacttggtacttattcagatctcacttcttttataggcgaagcattcccatattatcgaacttggcagtctttcacattattgttttgggtgggatttcatttatttttgtaaggttgattattttatttttttcttatgattaagttagttaaggaaatgtctcatttatactatctttcagatttaggcttcttacaaagaaatgaactagattaactaaatggactagatttaccaactgactgacatgacatgttatcatatatgttcgtggatcaaagttacacattcgttattttcgaaactgacgcacatttggtcgttttcagatcagatttttactttactttgacttaatacaaacctttgtaacgaatttcagatcggtacgaccattcgaagatatattatataaatatagataaatttatttcgttttagttccttaggggtataaatttacaccgggtttaaaacaccttcatttttttgaaaccgactcacacttggccattttcagatttttccctttaccttgacataaagacctacctccatgccaaatttcaagtcaatacgaccattggaagtggtctaggtttttgatgagtgagtcagtcagtcagtcagtcagtgagtgtatagtaaaaatagcgattttctgacgtcaatatctcaagacctacaatagatatattaatgaaattttgtattttagataagtgagggggtctcaacagatactagaaatttggtatgcgtaaataaaatagattttgagttataggggggtcgaattcggcccgaaatggttcgtgtaatataacccacggccggtgtgtcgctttttttgctcgaacttggcggacacactgccgtgtgtctagaccTTTTTGGTTTCACTGTGACTGTTCACAACCATAATAGAGATCcatttaatatgtttatttcttactatccattcaaaatataacattctaagacaacccactgacccATTGTTGTGTTGATCCATAGTTTAATTTGTTATGGTGTGCCATATTTGCTATTTAAGAGAACCTAAACACACATTATGTACCAACCAATatcaaaaaatactaatatctACCTAGAGTGTATGAGTAAAGTTAGGTAAAAATATACCATGgctatagaaaattaaaaatcaacacaTGTGCATAAAGAAGGTATTCATTATCAACACCTGGGAGAATGTGTATTAAATACACAGCCAGGTAGACAATGAAGATACCTGACggcttctgaacttatttaCTCACATATTGATACTATAATCATAGCTAGAATTGTTTCTTCAGAGCTGCTATTGTTACTAGCGGTATTGTAGCACGCATTATGTTCATACAATCGAAAAATATAGTCAAAACATACCTTGTTCTCCATCAATCGAAATATCCAAATATACTAAAGGGTTCCTTTGTGTCAGACAAACAGGATTCATATTATTGATCAACATTGAGCACGATTTATTTGAACCCCCAACACGAAGTTTACTTGTTGGTAGCAAAACAAAGGTCTATGATACTTGTAAAAATCATGAATACTGTGCACATGAGTGCTTATAATAttaacttcattttattttagttccatGATGCACAAATTATGATCAAATTCGAAAACTAAAGCTTGCTTGTAGCTGTAGCAATTAAAATTTGACGTCGCGTCCGTCGTAGGTCAGTCGAACAAACTCGAACGAAAGAAAGTCGAAAAAAACGAAGCGTCAGCGATGAGCGGCGCTATCTGTCAATTCATGTTTTTGTTATCGGgcaagcttttttttttttttatcgacgtaaaatcatcaaatgacccctcccgctgtgggttagcagcggtgagggtgtgtcagactcttactgactaaaatcgtcgtgttccgtcataggccttttatgtaccagggccgcggtatctctttcgaacaacccgcagcccttATCGGGCAATATACGGCTCGCTGAAGGCGATCAGCGTCGACTGTTTTACGGTGAGTGGTTCTCTCTGTGTACAAAACCTTTGATTTGGTTTAGACAAAACTGCGAAAGTAATAGAAATTAGAAAGATTCGCAGTATGGGAATGAAAACTCGTTAAGTTGTCCACGGTGGAGTTAAAATGCCGAAGTGATTTATTTATACTGGCGACATTTTGCTATCGCGATTCATGTCGTTAGAGTGTTTCTCATGAGTTGAAGCATGACATATGTTGCTATTTCGCTTACTCTTGATACCCTGTCCTGTTGTCAAGTTGATGCAATTATTGCCTACAAATTCTACGTGTAACGCGTGAAAGATAATTTCACACGTATGTTTGCTAGAGATAATGTAGAAATAATATCCAAAAAGTTGTGAATTTCACGTAAGTACTTATGTCCGTTAATTAATTCAACATATTACATAGTTGTAGCaacataaataagttaattacacacctttttccaaaattaagttaaattcaTTACGTATCTTATTTCGCCAAAGGTAACATGATGGTTGTCTCATTTCAGCTACAAAATGTCTTCTTCGGCAATATATATATTGGATGTGAAAGGGAAAGTCCTCATTTCGAGGAATTACCGCGGGGATGTTGACTTGGGCATCATAGACAAATTCATGCCTTTGCTCATGGAGAAAGAGGAAGAAGGTATGCTCACTCCACTGTTGCAAACTAGCGAGTGCACCTTTGCTTACATCAAGACCAACAACTTGTATATAGTGTCTACTACGAGGAAAAATGCAAATATAGCACTCGTTTTTGTATTCCTGTACAAAATTGTTGAAGTCATGactgaatattttaaagaattggAAGAAGAGAGCATTAGAGACAACTTTGTGGTCATATATGAGCTGCTGGATGAACTGATCGACTTTGGATACCCACAAACCACAGACAGTAAGATACTGCAAGAATACATAACTCAGGAAGGACATAAACTGGAAATGCAGCCGCGCATACCAATGGCTGTGACTAATGCTGTCTCTTGGAGGTCTGAGGGTATCAAGTACAGAAAGAATGAAGTCTTCTTAGATGTCATTGAGTCTGTCAACCTCTTGGCTAACTGTAATGGCAATGTATTAAGAAGTGAGATTGTAGGAGCAATTAAAATGAGAGTTTACTTGTCTGGCATGCCTGAATTGCGTCTTGGTTTGAATGATAAGGTTCTGTTTGAGAGCACTGGCAGAGGAAAATCTAAGTCTGTTGAGCTTGAAGATGTTAAATTCCACCAGTGTGTTAGATTATCACGTTTTGAGAATGACAGGACAATTTCTTTTATTCCCCCTGATGGTGAATTTGAGTTGATGTCGTACAGATTGAACACTCATGTTAAGCCTTTGATCTGGATTGAGTCAGTCATTGAGCGCCATGCTCACTCCAGAGTTGAGTACATGATTAAGGCCAAGTCTCAGTTCAAGAGGCGTTCAACTGCCAATAATGTTGAGATTATTATACCTGTCCCAGCTGATGCTGATTCTCCTAAGTTCAAAACTACAATTGGTAGTGTGAAATACACTCCTGAACAAAATGCCATAACTTGGTCAATTAAATCATTCCCTGGAGGCAAGGAATACTTAATGAGAGCTCACTTTGGTTTACCATCAGTTGAGTGTGAAGAAGTTGATGGAAAGCCACCAATACAGGTTAAATTTGAAATCCCCTACTTCACTACTTCTGGTATTCAAGTCAGATACTTGAAGATCATTGAGAAGAGTGGATATCAAGCTTTACCTTGGGTGCGGTATATCACACAGAATGGAGACTATCAACTAAGAACTAACTAATCATTTATATTACATTCCATAGATTTAAGAAGCAccatattatgttatttacaagTTGTCTATTTTGCattattaaatataggtattaaagtagtattatgtatttgttttgactacaataaattaatattcttcaaaataatagtttattttattgtactaCACAAGTTTTTTTAGACTACCTAAATCCTTATCCTATCCTTGGCCTAAAGAGACTTACTATTTTCAATTACCAGAGAATTACCATTAAAGattcattataaattatttatcaagcCATCAATCTTATCACTGATGCTTTtattctatgtaggtacttactataaaatataaaaggtcCTGATGACTCATTGTTCATACATACCTGACTGTTTACTACACATGCCTACTTATATCTACTTCTTTTCTCAGAATATAATTCCTGAACGGTTACGATTATCAGCAAAACTTATGATCAGGCAGTTTTAAGTAGCTTCAAATAGAAATCCTTTACATATACATGATATTCCTTAGCACCGGCATGAAGTAATGGATCTGGATAGACGTTACATGCCtgtaattaaatgaaattaaagtgtCGTTAAACGAGAAGGCTTAAGTTTTGGAACGGAATAATTAATGTCAAAAGCAGCAACTGTCATGAAACTGATGAAATGCCGCGAATGTTTGTTTTGGATTTGCTAAATAAAAATGAGGAGTACCAAGCAAATATTTCGGCATAAATATGGTAAATTACGAAATTATAATAACAGACTGTATTGTAATTTACTGCCTTCCAGTGAAGTTGtgattataaagaagaaaaaacgaGAAAATGAAGACGTTAACctcaaaactgaaaaaaagaaGGAAGAAAACATTATTAGCAATAATTCTAAGGAATTTAGAGTCAATGAGGTCAACATACAAATGATTTCAAAGAATATATACGAACAGTTGTTTAAAAGTCCTAGTCAGAGTGTAGATCCTGATGTTataaaaaggtaaacaaagCATTCTTTCCTTAGCATATTC from Helicoverpa armigera isolate CAAS_96S chromosome 19, ASM3070526v1, whole genome shotgun sequence carries:
- the LOC110383058 gene encoding peptidyl-prolyl cis-trans isomerase D, with the protein product MLINNMNPVCLTQRNPLVYLDISIDGEQAGRIVIKLRNDVVPKTAENFRALCTGEKGIGVNGKPLHFKGSRFHKAVTQFMIQGGDIINGDGSGGESIYGPVFEDENFKLKHEAGVLSMANVGRPHTNGSQFCITTVPCNHLDGTNVVFGEVLAGIGIVKEIQRFADEDLCRPMVECVVHDCGEIITSDWDVCCRDGTSDKLPEYPEDYRDEDITVEQLISSIRDVKNAGNCYFGEGRYKAAVRKYRKCLRYLDHALYRIEEVKDIDTKEQIQEIRTTYVSQCYLNMAACYMKLEDYRSTIQFSTAVLEIDPRNEKALYRRGQANYALKNYDDALMDLKHADKVSPNNKAVQKLLDEVRLTNKSYNEMQKQRLSKFFREQKEAFIEITCEVADH
- the LOC110383059 gene encoding AP-1 complex subunit mu-1, coding for MSSSAIYILDVKGKVLISRNYRGDVDLGIIDKFMPLLMEKEEEGMLTPLLQTSECTFAYIKTNNLYIVSTTRKNANIALVFVFLYKIVEVMTEYFKELEEESIRDNFVVIYELLDELIDFGYPQTTDSKILQEYITQEGHKLEMQPRIPMAVTNAVSWRSEGIKYRKNEVFLDVIESVNLLANCNGNVLRSEIVGAIKMRVYLSGMPELRLGLNDKVLFESTGRGKSKSVELEDVKFHQCVRLSRFENDRTISFIPPDGEFELMSYRLNTHVKPLIWIESVIERHAHSRVEYMIKAKSQFKRRSTANNVEIIIPVPADADSPKFKTTIGSVKYTPEQNAITWSIKSFPGGKEYLMRAHFGLPSVECEEVDGKPPIQVKFEIPYFTTSGIQVRYLKIIEKSGYQALPWVRYITQNGDYQLRTN